In Candidatus Hinthialibacter antarcticus, a single window of DNA contains:
- a CDS encoding TylF/MycF/NovP-related O-methyltransferase has protein sequence MDEKQFDGRMNFPVDDNVEKMLEEHFEKYDISKREIWRNFQIYTRRIFLKKFLAHYEFFRMVIDLPGDIVELGVYRGATLMTWANFLEIRNMGDRHKKVVGFDNFQGFGEFDEKDGAKITDQAKQSGGFNSSIFEESLRDAIGIFDADRFIPYKKRIHLVKGNIEETIPKYVSENPGMRISLLHFDADLYRPTLIGLEHLWPLVVPGGVVLFDEYGIPPWEGESKAVDEFFAGQQIEIKRLDWCPNPGGYIIKKAL, from the coding sequence ATGGATGAAAAACAGTTTGATGGGCGGATGAATTTTCCTGTTGATGATAACGTGGAAAAAATGCTCGAAGAGCATTTTGAAAAATATGACATTTCAAAACGAGAAATTTGGCGAAACTTTCAAATATACACGCGTCGTATTTTTCTGAAAAAATTCCTTGCCCACTATGAATTTTTTCGCATGGTTATCGACTTGCCCGGAGACATCGTCGAGCTCGGCGTCTATCGGGGCGCAACCCTGATGACTTGGGCGAATTTTTTAGAAATTCGTAATATGGGAGATCGACACAAGAAGGTCGTTGGGTTTGATAATTTTCAAGGATTTGGCGAATTCGACGAAAAAGACGGAGCGAAAATTACCGACCAGGCAAAACAATCTGGCGGTTTCAATAGTTCCATATTTGAAGAGTCTCTGCGAGATGCAATCGGAATTTTTGATGCAGACCGTTTTATCCCTTATAAAAAACGAATTCACTTGGTGAAAGGGAATATTGAAGAAACAATTCCTAAATATGTAAGTGAAAATCCAGGGATGAGAATTTCGTTGCTGCATTTCGACGCCGATTTATATCGCCCCACGCTCATTGGCTTAGAACATCTTTGGCCGTTGGTTGTGCCAGGCGGCGTCGTGTTGTTCGATGAATACGGCATCCCGCCCTGGGAAGGTGAAAGCAAAGCGGTCGATGAGTTTTTTGCAGGCCAACAGATAGAAATAAAGCGTCTGGATTGGTGCCCTAATCCTGGCGGCTATATCATTAAGAAAGCGCTTTAG
- a CDS encoding class I SAM-dependent methyltransferase, translating to MKYRLDDNDFAQIIGIQTSELPDGCIRRIREFNLSYEELDAQQHENVVHQVVRRILEDDFSISGEKRKEDWENGWRENFDAFVDSQNDLQSLVPKFIRPNPLLRFRQRYIQTQNPRFEWELFQIYRYWFFERFLKNVSSIYEFACGTGYNFVALNELFPNKPLYGLDWAQSAVDLVNELARTHQFNLHGRAFDFFHPDQNFCLAENSAVLTICGLEQVGTNFDPFLNYLFQQRPSICVHMEPWREAYDDNNLVDYLAKVYHDKRGYLAGFYPKLEQLEAEGKIEIIFKNRLNFGSLFHEGYSLIVWKLCGA from the coding sequence ATGAAATATCGTCTGGACGATAATGATTTTGCTCAAATTATTGGCATTCAAACAAGTGAATTGCCTGATGGATGCATTCGTCGCATTCGTGAATTTAATTTGTCCTATGAAGAACTAGACGCTCAACAACATGAAAATGTAGTTCACCAGGTAGTTCGCCGGATTTTAGAGGATGATTTTTCCATCAGCGGTGAAAAACGAAAAGAAGACTGGGAAAACGGATGGCGTGAAAATTTTGATGCGTTTGTTGATAGTCAAAATGACTTACAATCTCTCGTCCCAAAATTTATTCGTCCTAATCCATTGCTTCGGTTTCGGCAACGCTATATACAAACGCAGAATCCGCGATTCGAGTGGGAATTATTTCAAATTTACCGATATTGGTTTTTTGAGCGGTTTTTGAAAAATGTAAGTTCAATTTACGAATTTGCCTGTGGAACTGGATATAACTTCGTTGCGTTAAATGAACTATTTCCCAATAAGCCGCTGTATGGTTTAGATTGGGCGCAATCGGCGGTTGATCTGGTGAATGAACTTGCCCGAACGCATCAATTTAATTTACATGGACGCGCGTTCGATTTTTTTCATCCCGATCAAAATTTTTGTTTGGCTGAAAATAGCGCTGTGTTAACGATATGCGGACTTGAACAAGTGGGGACGAATTTTGATCCGTTCCTAAACTACTTGTTTCAGCAGCGTCCTTCAATATGCGTTCATATGGAACCTTGGCGTGAAGCGTATGATGATAACAATCTCGTTGACTATCTGGCGAAGGTTTACCATGATAAGCGCGGTTATTTGGCCGGGTTTTATCCAAAATTAGAACAATTGGAAGCGGAAGGAAAAATTGAAATAATATTTAAAAATAGATTGAATTTTGGAAGCCTTTTTCATGAAGGTTATTCACTAATTGTTTGGAAACTGTGTGGAGCCTGA
- a CDS encoding phytanoyl-CoA dioxygenase family protein, which yields MNNACESYYSNDTNFLFVARNLFPPNAIRSLRKRIQEKKNNAQAAVSEREKNGETLGIASDSVRLNFEWYDVWNEADLSILSEIIPSYDQVIFPPTIRTVKEYKGFVPWHQDLAYVKAMGKRAHQEVATCFLPLDDEPAVRPTVEYSFCPNQQPIQHVERPDYLTNQFDLREEDKPNPEQTVRFNLNIGDAILFGQLVLHRTCFPAEEFLPRNSVEFRLTKKTHCINGKDYFDLGKRTFYQYND from the coding sequence ATGAATAATGCGTGCGAATCTTATTATTCAAATGACACGAATTTTTTGTTTGTGGCAAGAAATCTGTTTCCACCAAACGCAATTCGTTCTCTTCGTAAACGGATTCAAGAAAAGAAGAATAATGCGCAAGCTGCAGTGTCTGAACGTGAAAAAAATGGCGAAACACTAGGTATTGCATCTGATTCTGTACGATTGAACTTTGAATGGTATGACGTATGGAATGAGGCGGATTTGTCAATACTATCTGAAATAATACCAAGTTACGATCAGGTTATTTTCCCGCCAACAATACGGACGGTGAAAGAATACAAAGGTTTCGTCCCGTGGCATCAAGACTTGGCGTATGTGAAAGCAATGGGGAAACGGGCCCATCAAGAAGTCGCTACTTGCTTTTTACCGTTAGATGATGAGCCGGCGGTTCGCCCGACGGTCGAGTATTCATTTTGCCCCAATCAACAACCGATACAGCATGTCGAACGTCCTGACTATTTGACCAACCAGTTTGATTTGAGAGAAGAAGATAAACCAAATCCAGAGCAAACGGTACGATTTAATTTAAACATTGGAGATGCAATTTTATTCGGACAATTGGTGTTGCATCGGACCTGTTTTCCGGCGGAAGAGTTTTTGCCTCGAAATTCAGTTGAATTCAGGTTGACTAAAAAAACACATTGCATCAATGGAAAAGATTATTTTGATCTAGGAAAACGTACATTTTATCAATACAACGATTGA
- a CDS encoding putative sugar O-methyltransferase, translating into MYLNEKQIEHIQHCARLMVNERNEIAKSNPRAEASPIWKEIQNIYAYMLDMAPSEFKYLRYHTQLYSAALYQYWHPYPEIDVNNFIRRGLYDQFTDGLPERLHASEPINDGLPRPIGVEYKGKVVNHSICRYQRAISNLYFCGVLPSIEKITDHQFIVEIGGGHGGFMYSLSSGLNVKATYILVDLPEFLLHQAVFLSQHCNDRSFYIYDPSVANEDFFISEAANYDYVFIPNYRLEWLNQLSEISLIINLISFQEMNQIHIEEYLDFAKEKLRFCLYSDNLDRHPYNPDSFNLTQMFQERFDVFPPSSYYQSVFRDQDPFNYACGKHYVCFPKGSVGSLPIGDITSGQFFAGPSKVSLQRK; encoded by the coding sequence ATGTATTTAAACGAAAAGCAAATAGAACATATACAACATTGCGCGCGCTTGATGGTGAATGAGCGCAACGAAATTGCTAAATCAAATCCCCGTGCGGAAGCAAGCCCGATTTGGAAAGAAATACAAAATATTTATGCTTATATGTTAGATATGGCTCCCAGCGAGTTTAAGTATTTGCGTTATCATACTCAACTTTATAGCGCTGCGTTGTATCAATATTGGCACCCATATCCCGAAATCGATGTGAATAACTTCATCCGGCGCGGGTTGTACGATCAGTTCACGGATGGATTGCCCGAACGCTTGCATGCGAGTGAGCCGATAAACGATGGTTTGCCTCGTCCGATTGGCGTTGAATATAAAGGGAAGGTAGTCAATCACTCCATCTGCCGCTATCAACGGGCGATTAGCAATTTGTATTTTTGCGGCGTCTTGCCAAGTATCGAAAAGATCACAGATCATCAGTTTATTGTTGAAATTGGCGGAGGACATGGCGGATTTATGTACTCCCTGAGCAGCGGTTTGAATGTAAAAGCGACTTACATCCTGGTTGATTTGCCCGAATTTCTCCTCCATCAAGCGGTTTTCTTGTCCCAACATTGCAATGATCGTTCATTTTATATTTATGATCCCTCTGTAGCGAATGAAGACTTTTTCATATCTGAAGCCGCAAATTATGACTATGTATTTATACCAAATTATAGATTAGAATGGCTAAATCAATTATCCGAAATCAGTTTAATCATCAATTTAATTTCATTTCAAGAGATGAACCAGATTCACATTGAAGAATATCTGGATTTTGCTAAAGAGAAACTCCGTTTTTGCTTATATAGCGATAATTTAGATCGGCATCCCTATAATCCAGATTCGTTCAACCTAACGCAGATGTTTCAAGAGCGTTTTGACGTGTTTCCACCGTCATCGTATTATCAATCGGTGTTTAGAGACCAAGACCCATTTAATTATGCATGTGGGAAGCATTATGTTTGTTTTCCCAAAGGCAGCGTCGGCTCATTGCCCATCGGCGATATTACGTCAGGCCAATTTTTTGCGGGGCCGTCGAAAGTTTCATTGCAGAGAAAATAG